The following coding sequences lie in one Deinococcus sp. Leaf326 genomic window:
- a CDS encoding helix-turn-helix domain-containing protein, giving the protein MNQHATTFCPVYRAIGVLQEKWMLHIVRALLSGDRGFNVLSRLVGGCNSATLSQRLEQLEGLGVIKKATDTEMAGKLARSIYSLTDAGRELQSVIDAIDTWARVHLHDSAAQVTEPLEMLAR; this is encoded by the coding sequence ATGAACCAACACGCCACCACGTTTTGTCCTGTGTACCGGGCCATCGGGGTGTTGCAGGAGAAATGGATGCTGCACATCGTGCGGGCACTGCTGAGCGGCGACCGCGGCTTCAACGTGCTTTCCCGACTGGTTGGTGGGTGCAACAGTGCCACCCTCTCGCAGCGCCTAGAACAGCTTGAAGGTCTGGGCGTCATCAAGAAGGCCACCGACACTGAGATGGCAGGGAAACTGGCCCGCAGCATTTACAGCCTGACTGATGCCGGACGTGAATTGCAGTCGGTCATCGACGCCATCGATACTTGGGCGCGTGTCCATCTGCACGATTCAGCAGCGCAGGTCACTGAACCCCTGGAGATGCTGGCGCGGTAA